One window of Kryptolebias marmoratus isolate JLee-2015 linkage group LG3, ASM164957v2, whole genome shotgun sequence genomic DNA carries:
- the arhgap19 gene encoding rho GTPase-activating protein 19 isoform X2 yields the protein MTARKDIDENTHNRRGTACSMVINHEETPRPPVIFSPDFFVEKLRHENPDSFLELVLSNITRLIDLPGTEFAQLLGEESPKTPTGGNGGFFRSFNFLKRKDKGVVFGTPLTESCIAQIYTLIEYLSKNLHIEGLFRVPGNSVRQQVLKDLLDSGADFDLESGDFHPNDVATLLKTFLGELPEPLLTHRHFHVHLKIADLTLFDDQGNKTTVPNKERQLEALQLLFLLLPQTNRSLLKLLLDLLYHTAKQQDKNKMSSYNLALMFAPHVLWPRHMTASDLKDNLKKLNNSMAFLITHSQKLFRAPVCLRENARMHFTGTKVLQSKDDMELLAASSSSAQRTALPVKRAAVLGPSSQEQCQSPAQHYTEEALKELFRHVHHNMPDSAKKKKLVRQLVKHTPSGTPTNKDHLVPLTCTKKHPRSRSFGGFIKRKARGEQATRERWVPHISAEAVSRAGKENIVLEAVNSPLTGSIMGKAGLVVKNPDFIFHKDKTPKGSKQDSPSVSKRSLSPVQGVSL from the exons ATGACTGCAAGGAAAGATATTGacgaaaacacacacaacagaag AGGTACAGCCTGCAGTATGGTGATCAATCATGAGGAAACACCCAGACCGCCAGTCATTTTCAGTCCAGATTTTTTTGTGGAGAAACTTCGCCATGAGAACCCAGATAGTTTCCTGGAGCTGGTTCTCAGTAACATAACTCGCCTTATCGACCTTCCTGGGACAGAGTTTGCCCAGCTCCTTGGCGAGGAGAGCCCCAAAACCCCGACAGGTGGCAACGGAGGCTTTTTCCGATCCTTCAACTTCCTCAAGCGAAAAG ATAAAGGAGTTGTCTTTGGAACCCCGCTGACAGAAAGCTGCATTGCCCAGATCTATACGCTTATTGAGTACCTCAGCAAAA ATCTGCATATAGAGGGTCTGTTTCGGGTGCCGGGGAACAGTGTTCGGCAGCAGGTCTTAAAGGACCTCCTCGACAGCGGTGCTGATTTTGACCTGGAGTCTGGAGACTTCCACCCCAATGATGTGGCCACTTTACTTAAGACTTTCCTGGGGGAGTTGCCAGAGCCCCTGCTGACACACAGACACTTCCATGTTCACCTAAAGATAGCTG ACTTGACTTTATTTGATGACCAAGGCAACAAGACTACGGTACCAAACAAGGAGCGTCAGCTTGAGGCCCTGCAGCTTCTCTTCCTGCTGTTACCTCAGACCAACCGCTCACTGCTCAAACTGCTGCTGGACTTGCTCTACCACACAGCCAAACAGCAGGACAAGAACAAGATGTCCTCCTACAATCTGGCCCTCATGTTTGCCCCACATGTTCTCTGGCCCAGACAT ATGACAGCTAGTGACCTCAAGGACAATCTGAAGAAACTGAACAACAGCATGGCTTTTCTCATCACACACTCGCAGAAACTCTTCAGG GCTCCAGTCTGCCTGCGGGAAAATGCCAGAATGCACTTCACTGGGACAAAGGTTCTGCAGTCGAAG GATGATATGGAGCTGCTAGCAGCAAGCAGCTCTTCTGCTCAGCGGACAGCGCTGCCTGTAAAGAGGGCAGCTGTTCTGGGCCCCAGCTCTCAGGAGCAATGCCAATCACCAGCTCAACACTACACTGAAGAAGCCCTGAAGGAGCTCTTCAGGCATGTTCACCACAACATGCCCGACTctgccaagaagaagaaacttgtTCGACAG ctaGTCAAACATACGCCCTCAGGAACACCTACTAACAAAGACCATTTGGTCCCCCTAACTTGCACCAAGAAACATCCACGTTCCAGATCCTTTGGCGGCTTTATCAAG CGCAAAGCCCGAGGTGAGCAGGCAACCAGAGAGAGATGGGTCCCACACATCTCTGCCGAGGCCGTCAGCCGAGCTGGTAAAGAAAACATTGTCCTGGAAGCG gtgAACAGCCCATTGACTGGTTCCATCATGGGGAAAGCAGGACTGGTCGTCaaaaacccagattttatttttcacaaggACAAAACTCCTAAGGGCTCCAAG CAGGACTCTCCCTCAGTGTCCAAGAGGAGTTTGTCTCCTGTTCAAGGGGTCTCACTGTAA
- the arhgap19 gene encoding rho GTPase-activating protein 19 isoform X3: MTARKDIDENTHNRRGTACSMVINHEETPRPPVIFSPDFFVEKLRHENPDSFLELVLSNITRLIDLPGTEFAQLLGEESPKTPTGGNGGFFRSFNFLKRKDKGVVFGTPLTESCIAQIYTLIEYLSKNLHIEGLFRVPGNSVRQQVLKDLLDSGADFDLESGDFHPNDVATLLKTFLGELPEPLLTHRHFHVHLKIADLTLFDDQGNKTTVPNKERQLEALQLLFLLLPQTNRSLLKLLLDLLYHTAKQQDKNKMSSYNLALMFAPHVLWPRHMTASDLKDNLKKLNNSMAFLITHSQKLFRAPVCLRENARMHFTGTKVLQSKDDMELLAASSSSAQRTALPVKRAAVLGPSSQEQCQSPAQHYTEEALKELFRHVHHNMPDSAKKKKLVRQLVKHTPSGTPTNKDHLVPLTCTKKHPRSRSFGGFIKRKARGEQATRERWVPHISAEAVSRAGKENIVLEAVNSPLTGSIMGKAGLVVKNPDFIFHKDKTPKGSKDSPSVSKRSLSPVQGVSL; this comes from the exons ATGACTGCAAGGAAAGATATTGacgaaaacacacacaacagaag AGGTACAGCCTGCAGTATGGTGATCAATCATGAGGAAACACCCAGACCGCCAGTCATTTTCAGTCCAGATTTTTTTGTGGAGAAACTTCGCCATGAGAACCCAGATAGTTTCCTGGAGCTGGTTCTCAGTAACATAACTCGCCTTATCGACCTTCCTGGGACAGAGTTTGCCCAGCTCCTTGGCGAGGAGAGCCCCAAAACCCCGACAGGTGGCAACGGAGGCTTTTTCCGATCCTTCAACTTCCTCAAGCGAAAAG ATAAAGGAGTTGTCTTTGGAACCCCGCTGACAGAAAGCTGCATTGCCCAGATCTATACGCTTATTGAGTACCTCAGCAAAA ATCTGCATATAGAGGGTCTGTTTCGGGTGCCGGGGAACAGTGTTCGGCAGCAGGTCTTAAAGGACCTCCTCGACAGCGGTGCTGATTTTGACCTGGAGTCTGGAGACTTCCACCCCAATGATGTGGCCACTTTACTTAAGACTTTCCTGGGGGAGTTGCCAGAGCCCCTGCTGACACACAGACACTTCCATGTTCACCTAAAGATAGCTG ACTTGACTTTATTTGATGACCAAGGCAACAAGACTACGGTACCAAACAAGGAGCGTCAGCTTGAGGCCCTGCAGCTTCTCTTCCTGCTGTTACCTCAGACCAACCGCTCACTGCTCAAACTGCTGCTGGACTTGCTCTACCACACAGCCAAACAGCAGGACAAGAACAAGATGTCCTCCTACAATCTGGCCCTCATGTTTGCCCCACATGTTCTCTGGCCCAGACAT ATGACAGCTAGTGACCTCAAGGACAATCTGAAGAAACTGAACAACAGCATGGCTTTTCTCATCACACACTCGCAGAAACTCTTCAGG GCTCCAGTCTGCCTGCGGGAAAATGCCAGAATGCACTTCACTGGGACAAAGGTTCTGCAGTCGAAG GATGATATGGAGCTGCTAGCAGCAAGCAGCTCTTCTGCTCAGCGGACAGCGCTGCCTGTAAAGAGGGCAGCTGTTCTGGGCCCCAGCTCTCAGGAGCAATGCCAATCACCAGCTCAACACTACACTGAAGAAGCCCTGAAGGAGCTCTTCAGGCATGTTCACCACAACATGCCCGACTctgccaagaagaagaaacttgtTCGACAG ctaGTCAAACATACGCCCTCAGGAACACCTACTAACAAAGACCATTTGGTCCCCCTAACTTGCACCAAGAAACATCCACGTTCCAGATCCTTTGGCGGCTTTATCAAG CGCAAAGCCCGAGGTGAGCAGGCAACCAGAGAGAGATGGGTCCCACACATCTCTGCCGAGGCCGTCAGCCGAGCTGGTAAAGAAAACATTGTCCTGGAAGCG gtgAACAGCCCATTGACTGGTTCCATCATGGGGAAAGCAGGACTGGTCGTCaaaaacccagattttatttttcacaaggACAAAACTCCTAAGGGCTCCAAG GACTCTCCCTCAGTGTCCAAGAGGAGTTTGTCTCCTGTTCAAGGGGTCTCACTGTAA
- the arhgap19 gene encoding rho GTPase-activating protein 19 isoform X1, with protein sequence MTARKDIDENTHNRRGTACSMVINHEETPRPPVIFSPDFFVEKLRHENPDSFLELVLSNITRLIDLPGTEFAQLLGEESPKTPTGGNGGFFRSFNFLKRKDKGVVFGTPLTESCIAQIYTLIEYLSKNLHIEGLFRVPGNSVRQQVLKDLLDSGADFDLESGDFHPNDVATLLKTFLGELPEPLLTHRHFHVHLKIADLTLFDDQGNKTTVPNKERQLEALQLLFLLLPQTNRSLLKLLLDLLYHTAKQQDKNKMSSYNLALMFAPHVLWPRHMTASDLKDNLKKLNNSMAFLITHSQKLFRAPVCLRENARMHFTGTKVLQSKDDMELLAASSSSAQRTALPVKRAAVLGPSSQEQCQSPAQHYTEEALKELFRHVHHNMPDSAKKKKLVRQLVKHTPSGTPTNKDHLVPLTCTKKHPRSRSFGGFIKRKARGEQATRERWVPHISAEAVSRAGKENIVLEAVNSPLTGSIMGKAGLVVKNPDFIFHKDKTPKGSKMNMTSSGIWKLYPRMNHDVTQRSSLFEVCLKVHPQVCLQLTQMSSTNQSKTSKAMT encoded by the exons ATGACTGCAAGGAAAGATATTGacgaaaacacacacaacagaag AGGTACAGCCTGCAGTATGGTGATCAATCATGAGGAAACACCCAGACCGCCAGTCATTTTCAGTCCAGATTTTTTTGTGGAGAAACTTCGCCATGAGAACCCAGATAGTTTCCTGGAGCTGGTTCTCAGTAACATAACTCGCCTTATCGACCTTCCTGGGACAGAGTTTGCCCAGCTCCTTGGCGAGGAGAGCCCCAAAACCCCGACAGGTGGCAACGGAGGCTTTTTCCGATCCTTCAACTTCCTCAAGCGAAAAG ATAAAGGAGTTGTCTTTGGAACCCCGCTGACAGAAAGCTGCATTGCCCAGATCTATACGCTTATTGAGTACCTCAGCAAAA ATCTGCATATAGAGGGTCTGTTTCGGGTGCCGGGGAACAGTGTTCGGCAGCAGGTCTTAAAGGACCTCCTCGACAGCGGTGCTGATTTTGACCTGGAGTCTGGAGACTTCCACCCCAATGATGTGGCCACTTTACTTAAGACTTTCCTGGGGGAGTTGCCAGAGCCCCTGCTGACACACAGACACTTCCATGTTCACCTAAAGATAGCTG ACTTGACTTTATTTGATGACCAAGGCAACAAGACTACGGTACCAAACAAGGAGCGTCAGCTTGAGGCCCTGCAGCTTCTCTTCCTGCTGTTACCTCAGACCAACCGCTCACTGCTCAAACTGCTGCTGGACTTGCTCTACCACACAGCCAAACAGCAGGACAAGAACAAGATGTCCTCCTACAATCTGGCCCTCATGTTTGCCCCACATGTTCTCTGGCCCAGACAT ATGACAGCTAGTGACCTCAAGGACAATCTGAAGAAACTGAACAACAGCATGGCTTTTCTCATCACACACTCGCAGAAACTCTTCAGG GCTCCAGTCTGCCTGCGGGAAAATGCCAGAATGCACTTCACTGGGACAAAGGTTCTGCAGTCGAAG GATGATATGGAGCTGCTAGCAGCAAGCAGCTCTTCTGCTCAGCGGACAGCGCTGCCTGTAAAGAGGGCAGCTGTTCTGGGCCCCAGCTCTCAGGAGCAATGCCAATCACCAGCTCAACACTACACTGAAGAAGCCCTGAAGGAGCTCTTCAGGCATGTTCACCACAACATGCCCGACTctgccaagaagaagaaacttgtTCGACAG ctaGTCAAACATACGCCCTCAGGAACACCTACTAACAAAGACCATTTGGTCCCCCTAACTTGCACCAAGAAACATCCACGTTCCAGATCCTTTGGCGGCTTTATCAAG CGCAAAGCCCGAGGTGAGCAGGCAACCAGAGAGAGATGGGTCCCACACATCTCTGCCGAGGCCGTCAGCCGAGCTGGTAAAGAAAACATTGTCCTGGAAGCG gtgAACAGCCCATTGACTGGTTCCATCATGGGGAAAGCAGGACTGGTCGTCaaaaacccagattttatttttcacaaggACAAAACTCCTAAGGGCTCCAAG ATGAACATGACAtcttcaggcatctggaaattgtaccCAAGAATGAaccatgatgtcacacaaagaagcagtttgtttgaggtgtgccttaaaGTACATCCCCAGGTGTGTCTCCAATTAACTCAAATGTCatcaactaaccaatcaaaaacttccaaagccatgacatga